One Vigna unguiculata cultivar IT97K-499-35 chromosome 7, ASM411807v1, whole genome shotgun sequence genomic region harbors:
- the LOC114192746 gene encoding F-box/kelch-repeat protein At3g23880-like has protein sequence MSSTQNSCVLPENMLMEILSWLPLKEVVQLRCVSKAWNHLVSDPAFVKLHFQRSPKNTHLLLTFVDTADDGAQDRDYAVICPIQDLLDNPSSTLETLHRNNRPFNRSYTVLGVCNGLVCLQDSSTEEVFSEYWFRIWNPAIRAMSKDSPHIRFRNSDYKDISWFRFGFGYDEWSDTYQVVFLDNNKNESQTLEVRVWSLGDTCWRNTLTCDPVSTGYAYGSPRTFGIFVSATLNWLAFPKFYLDNSDGVKMNQLEIFSYHLKDETCRYFPMPDGILEVYVYGPEIEVLKGCLCLFHHYEYNLIIWLKREFNDEKSWSKLLTFSYQEYVNDEFPLELSIIWEDDEVLLLANTCIFKPRFLWYNTRYNRVDGDERYENDKWYLFSHEYAHSLVSPCMN, from the coding sequence ATGTCTTCTACTCAGAATAGTTGTGTTCTTCCCGAGAATATGCTCATGGAAATTTTGTCATGGCTTCCGCTGAAGGAGGTCGTGCAATTGAGATGCGTTTCAAAAGCGTGGAACCATCTTGTCTCTGATCCTGCATTCGTGAAACTGCATTTTCAAAGGTCTCCAAAAAACACTCACCTCCTATTGACCTTTGTAGATACCGCTGACGACGGAGCACAGGACAGGGATTATGCCGTAATTTGCCCTATACAAGATTTACTAGACAACCCATCATCCACCCTTGAAACTTTACATCGCAACAATCGCCCATTCAATCGCAGTTACACTGTCTTGGGTGTCTGCAATGGCTTAGTATGCTTACAGGATTCTTCTACTGAAGAGGTATTTTCAGAATACTGGTTTCGGATTTGGAATCCGGCCATAAGGGCCATGTCTAAAGACTCTCCACATATTCGTTTTAGAAACAGCGATTATAAAGATATTTCCTGGTTTAGGTTTGGGTTTGGATATGATGAATGGAGTGACACTTACCAAGTTGTGTTCTTGGATAATAATAAGAATGAATCGCAGACACTGGAGGTAAGAGTTTGGTCTTTAGGAGATACTTGTTGGAGGAATACGTTAACTTGTGACCCTGTTTCTACTGGGTATGCGTATGGAAGTCCTCGAACTTTCGGAATTTTTGTGAGTGCTACTTTAAACTGGTTAGCATTTCCCAAATTTTACCTTGATAATTCTGATGGAGTTAAAATGAATCAgcttgaaatattttcttaccaTCTAAAGGATGAGACATGCAGATATTTTCCTATGCCTGATGGCATTTTAGAAGTCTATGTTTATGGTCCTGAGATTGAGGTTTTGAAGGGTTGTTTGTGTCTTTTTCATCATTATGAGTATAACTTAATTATTTGGCTGAAGAGGGAGTTTAACGATGAAAAATCTTGGTCCAAGTTACTGACTTTTAGTTATCAGGAATATGTCAATGATGAATTTCCATTAGAGTTGTCGATAATTTGGGAGGATGATGAGGTTCTGCTGCTTGCAAACACTTGTATATTTAAACCGAGATTTTTGTGGTATAACACCAGATATAATAGAGTAGATGGGGATGAACGCTACGAGAATGACAAATGGTATCTTTTCTCTCATGAGTATGCTCACAGCTTGGTTTCTCCGTGTATGAATTAA